One genomic segment of Cellulophaga sp. HaHaR_3_176 includes these proteins:
- the pth gene encoding aminoacyl-tRNA hydrolase gives MLSILKSIFGFQKNHLEELDTMKKYLIIGLGNIGPEYAQTRHNIGFKVLDALARKEDLSFNTVKLGDVATYKIKGRSVLLLKPSTYMNLSGKALKYWMEKENIPLENILVITDDINLDFGTIRVKTKGSNGGHNGLKDIQNVLNSSIYNRFRFGVGADFGKGKQVDYVLGKWNDDEKTALVERLERSTELITGFVLSGITNAMNEFNGS, from the coding sequence ATGCTTTCTATTTTAAAATCTATTTTCGGATTTCAAAAAAATCATTTAGAAGAATTAGATACTATGAAAAAATATTTAATTATCGGCTTAGGTAATATTGGACCAGAATATGCACAAACACGTCATAATATTGGTTTTAAAGTACTTGACGCCCTTGCTCGGAAAGAAGATTTATCTTTTAACACCGTAAAACTTGGCGATGTTGCTACTTACAAAATAAAAGGAAGAAGTGTTCTTCTTTTAAAACCATCTACATATATGAATTTGAGTGGAAAAGCACTTAAATATTGGATGGAAAAAGAAAATATTCCGCTTGAAAATATTTTAGTAATCACTGACGATATTAATTTAGATTTTGGAACTATACGTGTAAAAACAAAAGGTAGCAATGGTGGACACAATGGTTTAAAGGACATACAAAATGTATTAAACTCATCAATTTACAACCGTTTTAGATTTGGCGTAGGTGCCGATTTCGGAAAAGGCAAGCAAGTAGATTATGTTTTGGGTAAATGGAATGACGATGAAAAAACAGCACTAGTAGAGCGTTTAGAAAGGTCTACAGAGCTAATTACTGGTTTCGTGTTATCAGGCATCACAAATGCCATGAATGAGTTTAACGGAAGTTAA
- a CDS encoding reprolysin-like metallopeptidase — MITNLRLVFAISIFFLSFYGFSQDVYWQKASVQSSKTSKSLKKLSINKAKTYTLKENNFKENLQKIAKTNNSSVVYFPDESGEIVGFEVSEASVFSDELAAKYPQIKSYKGVAVTDKNKTIRFSVSPEGIQSMLVDKKKTNPVFMQKTEDGDYALYSRGIDDEIDKNFVCETKETVFSGKAESTAKLVEDQIQKKYRIAVAATAEYTQYFGGTKAGALAGINATITRINMVFEADLGVTLELVANNDLVIYTDSETDPFTTNLNVQAQTTFTNVIGADNYDIGHLFHKNTNSGDAGFVGSVCKDDEKGSAFSSGVVPEGDIYDIDFVAHEIGHQLGANHTWSFESEGTLVQVEPGSGSTIMGYAGISGSNNVATAAQDYFHYFSIKQISEYLETTGCAVDIPISNSPPVVSETSNYVIPKGTAFVLKGEATDIDAADVLTYTWEQIDDGVVTNTTFGPDNPSGANFRSQEPTINSERYFPQLSRVIQGNLTQTNPTINSAWETVSNVERDLNFALTVRDNSSEGGQVSSGVVSLNVSNSAGPFQVLSQDTRVSYEAGSEQEITWDVANTNATPVNAEEVTLYLSVDGGLTFPFLLAENIPNNGSHKVLIPGQSTTQARIMVKASDNVFFAVNSANFTITPSEVVLNFSSLDFELCQPDDLLVPFVYETYLGFSELSTFSISGLPSGLTADFSVPSADSGDTPVVITFSNTGAVPVGDYPLLVRATSASISKDVEINVSISTANFSEVVMTSPLNSEENKTIYPLFEWEEEMASSSYDIEVATDVAFTTIIETANVIFNSYKSVGLLPETTYYWRVKPKNNCGEGVFNAPFSFTTTPVACTLESANNLPKTISSSGTSTVSSVLSIAEDIPVSEVKVNLNISHTYLADLTVSLISPEGTRVVLVSNSCGDTRNISATFDDGAESFVCGNNPAISGLVKPLGSLSSFNGESSLGDWTLEVKDNASGDGGSITNFTLELCVEGELRPDADNDGVFDDGDDLCLGTPSGQEVDVNGCGIYRFEPSNFSIAIDSESCRISNDGAIRVVAATSLNYTATITGNGVDATGSFTSFYEINTLEAGNYNICITGTDGVNMYEEYCFDVVVKQPDEFIVGSNLVSNGRSVALDLEGSESYSITLNGVLSQVNDNEVVLDLKNGVNTLKVNTDLPCQGVFEKTIVVSVKPILYPNPVTQSTKIFTGLDNVDCTVDVYSLNGVFYKRVKYVNASILELDVSELAPGLYVVKLHGEGLSETFKMIKD, encoded by the coding sequence ATGATAACAAACTTACGTCTAGTTTTTGCAATTTCCATATTTTTTCTATCCTTTTATGGGTTTAGTCAAGATGTTTATTGGCAGAAAGCTAGTGTGCAAAGTTCTAAGACTTCTAAATCATTAAAGAAGTTGTCAATTAATAAAGCAAAAACATACACTTTAAAAGAAAATAACTTTAAAGAAAATCTTCAAAAAATAGCTAAAACAAATAATTCTTCTGTTGTTTATTTTCCAGATGAGTCGGGTGAAATTGTTGGTTTTGAGGTAAGTGAAGCTTCTGTTTTTTCTGATGAATTAGCTGCAAAATACCCGCAGATTAAATCTTATAAAGGGGTTGCTGTTACTGATAAAAATAAAACAATCCGTTTTAGTGTTTCTCCAGAAGGCATTCAAAGTATGCTAGTGGATAAGAAAAAGACTAATCCTGTTTTTATGCAGAAAACGGAAGATGGTGACTACGCTTTATATTCGAGAGGTATTGATGATGAAATAGATAAGAATTTTGTTTGTGAAACAAAAGAAACTGTTTTTAGCGGTAAAGCAGAGTCCACAGCAAAACTTGTTGAAGATCAGATTCAAAAAAAATATAGGATAGCTGTTGCTGCAACAGCTGAATATACTCAATATTTCGGAGGAACAAAGGCAGGTGCTTTAGCTGGTATAAATGCTACTATTACTAGAATAAATATGGTTTTTGAGGCTGATTTAGGTGTTACGCTTGAGTTAGTCGCTAATAATGATTTAGTTATTTATACAGATTCTGAAACAGACCCTTTTACAACTAATTTAAATGTACAAGCTCAGACAACATTTACTAATGTAATAGGTGCTGATAATTATGATATTGGTCACTTATTTCATAAAAATACTAATTCAGGCGATGCTGGTTTTGTTGGTTCTGTTTGTAAAGATGATGAAAAAGGTAGCGCCTTTTCTTCGGGGGTCGTGCCTGAAGGAGATATATATGATATAGATTTTGTTGCTCATGAAATAGGGCATCAATTAGGAGCAAATCATACTTGGTCTTTCGAATCTGAAGGAACTTTAGTGCAGGTTGAGCCTGGAAGTGGTTCAACAATAATGGGTTATGCTGGTATTTCGGGTTCTAATAATGTAGCTACAGCAGCACAAGATTACTTTCATTATTTTAGTATTAAGCAAATTAGTGAGTATTTAGAAACTACAGGTTGTGCTGTAGATATTCCAATATCAAATAGTCCACCTGTTGTATCTGAAACATCAAATTATGTTATTCCAAAAGGTACTGCTTTTGTCTTGAAAGGTGAGGCCACAGATATTGATGCTGCCGATGTGTTAACATATACTTGGGAGCAAATTGATGATGGCGTTGTTACGAATACCACATTTGGTCCTGATAACCCTAGCGGTGCTAATTTTAGATCTCAAGAACCAACAATAAACTCTGAGCGTTATTTTCCTCAATTGTCTAGAGTTATTCAGGGGAACTTGACGCAGACAAACCCGACTATAAATTCAGCTTGGGAAACGGTTTCTAATGTTGAAAGAGATTTGAATTTTGCACTAACCGTTAGAGATAATAGTAGTGAAGGAGGTCAGGTATCATCAGGTGTTGTAAGTTTAAATGTAAGTAATAGTGCAGGGCCTTTTCAAGTGTTGTCTCAAGATACAAGAGTAAGTTATGAAGCAGGCTCAGAGCAAGAAATAACTTGGGATGTTGCAAATACAAATGCTACTCCTGTAAATGCAGAAGAAGTTACGTTGTATTTGTCTGTTGATGGTGGGCTTACTTTTCCTTTTTTATTAGCAGAAAATATTCCAAATAATGGTTCTCATAAAGTTTTAATACCAGGTCAGTCAACTACACAGGCTAGAATTATGGTAAAAGCGAGTGATAATGTTTTTTTTGCAGTAAATAGTGCAAATTTTACAATTACACCTAGCGAGGTAGTTTTGAATTTTTCGAGTTTAGATTTTGAATTATGTCAACCAGATGATTTATTGGTGCCCTTTGTATATGAAACATATTTAGGATTCTCAGAACTTTCAACATTTAGTATTTCTGGGTTGCCTTCTGGTTTAACAGCTGATTTTTCAGTGCCTTCTGCTGATTCTGGTGATACGCCCGTGGTGATTACATTTTCTAACACAGGAGCTGTTCCTGTAGGTGATTACCCATTATTAGTAAGGGCAACGTCGGCAAGTATAAGTAAAGATGTTGAGATTAATGTGTCAATTTCAACAGCTAATTTTTCAGAAGTAGTAATGACTTCGCCTTTAAATAGTGAAGAAAATAAAACAATTTATCCTTTATTTGAATGGGAAGAGGAGATGGCAAGTTCATCATATGATATTGAAGTAGCTACAGATGTTGCTTTTACAACTATTATAGAAACTGCAAATGTGATTTTTAATTCATATAAATCAGTTGGTCTATTACCTGAAACTACTTATTACTGGCGCGTTAAGCCTAAAAACAACTGTGGAGAAGGTGTCTTTAATGCTCCTTTTAGTTTTACAACAACTCCAGTGGCTTGTACTTTAGAGTCCGCAAATAATTTGCCAAAAACAATATCGTCATCAGGTACATCTACGGTTAGTTCTGTATTATCAATAGCAGAAGATATCCCTGTTTCTGAAGTAAAAGTAAATTTAAATATTTCACACACATATCTTGCAGATTTAACGGTTTCACTTATTTCTCCTGAAGGAACAAGAGTTGTTTTGGTTTCAAATTCTTGTGGGGATACAAGAAATATTAGTGCAACTTTTGATGATGGAGCCGAGAGTTTTGTTTGTGGAAATAACCCAGCTATATCGGGTCTAGTAAAACCTTTGGGTTCTTTGTCAAGTTTTAATGGAGAATCATCTTTAGGAGATTGGACTTTGGAAGTAAAAGATAATGCAAGTGGTGATGGTGGGTCAATAACAAATTTCACTTTAGAATTATGTGTAGAAGGTGAGCTTAGGCCTGATGCAGATAACGATGGGGTTTTTGATGATGGAGATGATTTGTGTTTAGGAACACCTAGTGGTCAAGAAGTAGATGTAAATGGTTGTGGAATTTATCGTTTTGAGCCGTCCAATTTTTCAATAGCAATAGATAGTGAGTCATGCAGAATAAGTAATGATGGAGCCATTCGTGTAGTTGCAGCAACATCATTAAATTATACGGCCACAATTACAGGAAACGGAGTAGATGCAACGGGCAGTTTTACTAGTTTTTACGAAATAAACACTTTAGAGGCAGGTAATTATAATATTTGTATTACAGGTACAGATGGTGTAAATATGTATGAAGAATATTGTTTTGATGTTGTAGTAAAGCAGCCAGATGAATTTATCGTAGGTTCTAATTTAGTGTCAAATGGCAGAAGTGTAGCTCTTGATTTAGAGGGTTCAGAAAGTTACTCAATTACTTTAAACGGGGTGCTTAGTCAGGTAAATGATAATGAAGTTGTATTAGATCTTAAAAATGGGGTTAATACTTTAAAAGTAAATACAGATTTACCTTGTCAAGGTGTTTTTGAAAAAACAATAGTTGTTTCAGTTAAACCTATTCTATATCCTAATCCAGTAACTCAAAGCACGAAGATATTTACAGGTTTAGATAATGTAGATTGTACGGTTGATGTTTATAGTTTAAATGGTGTTTTTTATAAAAGAGTGAAGTATGTAAATGCATCTATATTAGAGTTAGATGTTAGTGAGTTGGCACCAGGTTTATATGTTGTTAAGTTGCATGGCGAAGGGTTGAGTGAAACTTTTAAAATGATTAAGGATTGA
- a CDS encoding tetratricopeptide repeat protein, with product MKVFLSIFIFLCMQVSLSQEYNLAKQYLNEGDFDKALVFLEKLAKKNPSRIDYAEDLITCYQQLERYNDAEKILISKLESDKAHPILLVDLGYNYTLQKNTEKANQYYDEAIKIVSENSNFTYSVASRFQKYTLLEYAEKAYITTMAAEPELDFNFPLAKIYGEQGKIEEMYSSYLALIRNGKSSKSNVLRVIDDFITTDSEAENNVKLKKLLLKNVQKDPDITWNELLSWLFVRQKQYKSAFTQEKAIYKRSEEASLSRMEDLGKVAFENEDYEVAKEIFEFILKNSSDSIFKLSAQLQIINIQLLSDDQTILTEIESSFEELLETYGYKSNSLQLQIDYAKFLTFRNDDAEKATSILKKSLELPLNKYSSSYVKMALGEILVYDQKFNQALIYFSQIQENLKNDVLGQNARFKVAQTSFYKGDFDWALTQLKVLRSSTSQLIANDAMQLSLLISDNSLEDSTQTALKIYAKADLLSYQNKTKEAIVTLESILKDHKGEKIEDEALLKQAELFEKQKNYEAAKFSYQKIIEFYANGILADDAYFGIAKLYEYKLNDPEKAKENYEKIIYNYQDSYYYPQARKNFRLLRGDPL from the coding sequence TTGAAAGTTTTTCTATCTATTTTCATTTTTCTATGCATGCAGGTTTCTCTTTCTCAAGAGTATAACTTGGCAAAGCAGTATTTAAATGAGGGTGATTTTGATAAAGCTCTTGTTTTTCTTGAAAAGCTAGCTAAAAAAAATCCTTCTAGAATAGATTATGCTGAAGATCTAATAACGTGCTACCAACAATTAGAGCGTTATAATGATGCCGAAAAAATATTGATTTCTAAATTAGAAAGCGACAAAGCTCACCCTATTTTACTGGTTGATTTAGGTTACAATTACACCTTACAAAAAAATACAGAGAAAGCTAATCAATATTATGACGAAGCGATAAAAATCGTATCAGAAAATTCAAACTTTACATATTCTGTAGCTTCTCGATTTCAGAAATACACATTACTAGAATATGCTGAAAAAGCATACATAACTACCATGGCCGCAGAGCCCGAATTAGATTTCAATTTTCCGTTAGCAAAAATATATGGTGAACAGGGAAAAATCGAAGAAATGTATAGTTCTTATTTAGCTTTAATTAGAAATGGAAAATCATCAAAATCTAATGTTTTAAGGGTAATAGACGATTTTATTACTACTGATAGTGAGGCAGAAAACAATGTCAAACTAAAAAAATTACTTTTAAAAAATGTTCAGAAAGACCCTGACATAACTTGGAATGAGCTTTTAAGCTGGCTTTTTGTTCGTCAAAAACAATACAAAAGTGCTTTCACTCAAGAAAAAGCAATTTATAAAAGATCAGAAGAAGCATCTTTAAGTCGAATGGAAGACTTAGGTAAGGTTGCTTTTGAAAATGAAGATTATGAAGTTGCTAAAGAAATTTTTGAATTTATTTTAAAAAACAGCTCTGATAGTATTTTTAAACTCAGTGCTCAATTACAAATTATAAACATTCAATTGCTGAGTGATGACCAAACTATATTAACCGAAATAGAATCTTCATTCGAAGAATTATTAGAGACATATGGTTACAAAAGCAATTCATTACAATTACAAATAGATTATGCTAAATTTTTAACTTTTAGAAATGATGATGCCGAAAAGGCAACTTCTATTTTAAAAAAGAGTTTAGAACTGCCATTAAATAAATACAGCAGTTCTTATGTAAAAATGGCATTAGGTGAAATACTTGTTTATGATCAAAAATTCAATCAAGCATTAATTTATTTTTCTCAAATTCAAGAAAACTTAAAGAATGATGTCTTAGGCCAAAATGCTCGTTTTAAAGTGGCACAAACCAGCTTTTATAAAGGCGATTTTGATTGGGCTTTAACTCAGTTAAAAGTTTTACGAAGCTCTACCTCTCAACTTATTGCAAACGATGCTATGCAATTAAGTTTATTAATATCCGATAATTCTTTAGAAGACTCTACACAGACTGCATTAAAAATTTATGCTAAAGCTGACTTACTTTCATACCAAAACAAAACAAAAGAAGCTATTGTAACTTTAGAAAGTATTTTAAAAGACCATAAAGGAGAAAAAATAGAAGATGAAGCACTTTTAAAACAAGCCGAACTATTTGAAAAACAAAAAAACTATGAAGCTGCTAAATTTAGCTATCAAAAAATAATCGAATTTTATGCTAATGGTATTTTAGCTGATGATGCTTACTTTGGTATTGCAAAGCTATACGAGTATAAACTAAACGATCCTGAAAAAGCAAAAGAGAATTACGAAAAAATAATTTACAACTATCAAGATAGTTACTATTACCCTCAAGCTAGAAAAAATTTCAGACTTTTAAGAGGCGACCCTCTTTAA
- a CDS encoding DUF4286 family protein → MYIYNVTSNIDESIHEDWLKWMREDHIPQMLATGKFSTAKMCKVLVEEEMGGLTYSVQYTTTSKEILEQYYKEDAPRLRQEGLKLFADKMLAFRTELEVVNEY, encoded by the coding sequence ATGTATATATACAATGTAACTTCAAATATCGACGAATCTATTCATGAAGATTGGCTAAAATGGATGCGTGAAGACCATATTCCTCAAATGTTAGCAACAGGCAAATTTAGCACCGCTAAAATGTGCAAAGTACTTGTTGAAGAAGAAATGGGAGGATTAACATATTCCGTTCAATACACAACAACATCAAAAGAAATTTTAGAACAATATTATAAAGAAGATGCTCCTCGATTACGACAAGAAGGGTTAAAGCTTTTTGCTGATAAAATGTTAGCCTTCAGAACAGAATTAGAGGTTGTAAACGAATATTAA
- the serS gene encoding serine--tRNA ligase, translating into MLQLNVIRENKETIIEALKKRNLDASSLIENILNLDEKRRATQTKLDETLADSNKLSKEIGILYKTGKAQEANVLKEETGNLKEASKQLTEDLSTFSTELQNLLYQIPNVPHDSVPAGKSEEDNEEIFKEGEIPALIDGALPHWELAKKYDIIDFELGVKIAGAGFPVYKGKGARLQRALINYFLDKNTEAGYTETQVPHVVNEASGYGTGQLPDKEGQMYHMPIDDLYLIPTAEIPVTNMYRDVIVNEKDFPITATAYTPCFRREAGSYGAHVRGLNRLHQFDKVEIVRVEHPNKSYEALDGMVEHVKNILRELKLPYRILRLCGGDLGFTSALTFDFEVFSTAQDRWLEISSVSNFETYQANRLKLRYKDENGKSQLAHTLNGSALALPRVLAGILENYQTEDGITIPEVLIPYCGFDKIS; encoded by the coding sequence ATGCTACAGCTTAACGTTATTAGAGAAAATAAAGAGACTATAATTGAAGCCCTGAAAAAAAGAAATTTAGATGCTTCTTCACTTATAGAAAACATCTTAAATCTTGATGAAAAACGAAGAGCTACGCAAACTAAACTAGACGAGACTTTAGCTGACTCAAACAAGCTTTCAAAAGAAATCGGCATTCTTTACAAAACAGGCAAAGCACAAGAAGCCAATGTTCTAAAAGAAGAGACAGGCAATTTAAAAGAGGCCTCAAAACAACTTACTGAAGACTTGAGTACTTTTTCTACCGAGCTTCAAAACTTGCTATACCAAATACCTAATGTACCCCATGATTCTGTTCCTGCTGGAAAATCAGAAGAAGATAATGAAGAGATTTTTAAAGAAGGAGAAATTCCTGCACTTATTGATGGCGCTTTGCCACATTGGGAATTAGCTAAAAAATACGATATTATTGATTTTGAATTAGGGGTGAAAATTGCGGGCGCTGGTTTCCCTGTTTACAAAGGTAAAGGAGCTCGTTTACAGCGCGCACTAATCAACTATTTTTTAGATAAAAATACTGAAGCAGGCTATACTGAAACACAGGTACCACATGTTGTTAATGAAGCTTCTGGTTATGGAACTGGCCAGTTACCAGACAAAGAAGGCCAAATGTACCATATGCCAATTGATGATTTATATTTGATACCAACAGCAGAAATACCCGTTACAAACATGTATAGAGATGTGATTGTAAACGAGAAAGATTTTCCTATAACTGCAACAGCTTATACGCCTTGTTTTAGAAGAGAAGCTGGTAGTTACGGAGCACATGTTAGAGGTTTAAATAGACTACACCAATTTGATAAAGTAGAAATTGTTAGAGTAGAACACCCAAACAAATCATACGAAGCTTTAGATGGTATGGTTGAGCATGTGAAAAATATATTACGTGAATTAAAATTACCTTATAGAATTTTACGCCTTTGCGGTGGTGATTTAGGTTTTACATCTGCGTTAACGTTTGATTTTGAAGTTTTTTCTACAGCTCAAGACCGTTGGTTAGAAATAAGCTCAGTTTCTAATTTCGAAACCTACCAAGCTAACCGATTAAAACTTCGCTATAAAGATGAAAACGGAAAAAGCCAATTAGCACACACTCTAAACGGTAGCGCTTTAGCTTTACCTCGCGTATTAGCTGGTATTTTAGAAAATTACCAAACAGAAGATGGCATTACCATACCTGAAGTGCTAATACCTTACTGTGGGTTTGATAAGATAAGTTAA
- the rsmA gene encoding 16S rRNA (adenine(1518)-N(6)/adenine(1519)-N(6))-dimethyltransferase RsmA: protein MAKKQFNSYNKNKSKKTFKEASPVKAKKYLGQHFLKDEDIARQIAETLTLKGYKNAIEIGPGTGVLTKYLLTQKLDLVAMDLDSESIIYLNDSFLLEHPQFIGRKNKFDVLEADFLKYDITTLFGDEQFAITGNFPYNISTQIVFKLLEIKELVPEFTGMFQKEVAKRICEKEGSKTYGILSVLVQAFYDAEYLFTVDPHVFNPPPKVDSGVLRLTRKENITIDCDEKALYKVVKAAFNQRRKTIRNSLKTFNLSDSLKEDTIFDKRPEQLSVTDFIALTNKIENDTI, encoded by the coding sequence ATGGCCAAAAAACAATTCAATAGCTATAATAAAAATAAGTCTAAAAAGACTTTTAAAGAGGCTAGTCCTGTAAAGGCTAAAAAATATTTAGGGCAACACTTTTTAAAAGATGAAGATATAGCAAGGCAAATTGCCGAAACCCTAACCTTAAAAGGGTATAAAAATGCAATTGAAATTGGCCCAGGAACAGGTGTTTTAACTAAATACTTACTAACACAAAAATTAGATTTAGTGGCTATGGATTTGGATTCTGAATCTATAATATATTTAAATGATAGTTTTTTATTAGAACACCCACAATTTATTGGTCGAAAAAATAAATTTGATGTACTTGAAGCTGATTTTTTAAAATACGATATCACTACATTATTTGGTGATGAGCAGTTTGCAATAACAGGTAATTTCCCTTACAATATATCTACACAAATAGTTTTTAAGCTTTTAGAAATAAAAGAATTGGTGCCTGAATTTACAGGCATGTTTCAAAAAGAAGTTGCAAAACGTATTTGCGAAAAAGAAGGCAGTAAAACTTATGGTATTCTTTCTGTTTTAGTTCAAGCATTTTATGATGCTGAATACTTATTTACTGTAGACCCCCATGTTTTCAATCCGCCACCAAAAGTAGATTCTGGAGTGTTGCGATTAACAAGAAAAGAAAACATCACTATTGATTGCGATGAAAAAGCGCTTTATAAAGTTGTAAAAGCAGCTTTTAATCAACGAAGAAAAACAATTCGTAACAGTTTAAAAACATTCAACCTTTCTGATAGTCTAAAAGAAGATACTATCTTTGACAAAAGACCTGAACAATTATCAGTAACAGACTTTATTGCGCTGACTAATAAAATTGAGAATGATACCATTTAA
- a CDS encoding bifunctional riboflavin kinase/FAD synthetase: MITIQNISKFDNSEATAITIGTFDGVHIGHKKLLDRLINDAKILNLKATVLTFFPHPRMILQQDANIKLLNTIDEKCAILKKIGLDYLMIYPFSKEFSRLSATEFVEEILVKGLNSKKVIIGYDHRFGRNRNADIKDLISYGKTFDFHVDEIPAQEIDDVSVSSTKIRKALKDGDVKTANSYLGYEYMLTGVVKKGKGLGRQLSFPTANIFIEEEYKLIPKNGVYTVKSTLQNSVVYGMMNIGFNPTVSGTEKSIEVHFFDYNQDLYDQKIQIDIIDRIRDEHKFNSVEELKLQLQKDKKTSLAIISQ, encoded by the coding sequence GTGATAACTATTCAAAATATATCCAAATTCGACAACTCAGAAGCTACCGCTATAACTATCGGTACTTTTGATGGTGTGCACATAGGTCACAAAAAGTTATTAGACAGGCTCATAAATGATGCCAAAATTTTAAATCTAAAAGCTACTGTACTTACTTTTTTTCCTCATCCTAGAATGATTTTACAACAAGATGCGAATATAAAGCTCTTAAATACAATAGATGAGAAATGTGCTATTCTTAAAAAAATTGGATTAGATTACTTAATGATTTATCCTTTTTCTAAAGAGTTCTCTAGACTATCTGCTACTGAATTTGTTGAAGAAATATTAGTAAAAGGGCTGAATAGCAAAAAAGTAATTATTGGCTACGATCATCGTTTTGGAAGAAACAGAAATGCTGATATCAAAGATCTTATATCTTACGGCAAAACTTTTGATTTTCATGTGGATGAGATTCCAGCTCAAGAAATTGATGATGTTTCTGTAAGTTCTACTAAAATTAGAAAGGCTTTAAAAGATGGAGATGTAAAAACAGCCAATTCTTATTTAGGCTATGAATACATGCTTACTGGTGTTGTAAAAAAAGGAAAAGGACTTGGCAGACAATTAAGTTTTCCTACTGCGAATATTTTCATCGAAGAAGAATACAAACTCATACCTAAAAATGGAGTGTATACTGTAAAAAGTACATTACAAAATTCTGTTGTTTATGGAATGATGAATATAGGGTTCAACCCTACTGTTTCTGGTACTGAGAAAAGTATTGAAGTTCATTTTTTTGATTATAATCAAGATTTATATGATCAAAAAATTCAAATAGATATTATTGACCGTATTCGTGATGAACATAAATTTAACTCCGTTGAGGAGTTGAAGTTACAATTGCAAAAAGACAAGAAGACTTCACTTGCAATTATTTCACAATAA